The Manihot esculenta cultivar AM560-2 chromosome 11, M.esculenta_v8, whole genome shotgun sequence genome includes a region encoding these proteins:
- the LOC110625739 gene encoding ABC transporter B family member 19, with product MADSSFEVDHYSSSGRSRNHHHRRQRRHRTTPATSHYASPSFTQFSSTEISNISTPRRTPRDFLPSPFASDNDMSWQGDLSWQFEPSGWQDNRNFGALFTPWAPGTPSNHSRVFRRSANDYYLSRTYYGGFRRFANPCYDHNSSYSLVTSGRLELQSHVDVARDNDQSLVVHVKNYSSNGYGKSHDGVSRFDAKRKDPLVGFSPLATLDELSVIDYHTAEDAKSEVADVSETESNLHGGKNSRWHSVSHARMDLQHDGTSQVNHGMSHGGHYHHHDHGILHGVVHEHHHSGKHHMRQQKHDDYRFTSHHYSAESDNGHHGIDRISKYSDDDDDEEDDEDDDYDEEPPKQVGLFGLFKYSTKWDIVLVILGCLGALINGGALPWYSYLFGNFVNKLSKDDKSQMMKDVEKICVQMTLLAAIVVVGAYLEITCWRLVGERSAHRIRTMYLRAVLRQDISFYDTEVSTSDVMHGISSDVAQIQEVIGEKMAHFVHQICTFICGYTVGFLRSWKVSLVVFSVTPLMMFCGMAYKAIYVGLATKEEASYRKAGGVAEQAFSSIRTVISFVAEDHLAEKYADFLVKSVPIGAKIGFAKGIGMGVIYLVTYSTWALAFWYGAILVARGEITGGAAIACFFGVNVGGRGLALSLTYFAQFAQGTVAAGRVYEIIDRIPDIDPYGSQGRTMAIVRGRIEFKGLTFAYPSRPDTLILNSLNLVIPSSKTVALVGASGGGKSTIFALIERFYDPINGVITLDGHDLKTLQVKWLRDQIGMVGQEPVLFATSILENLMMGKENATKKEAINACISANAHSFISSLPYGYDTQVGDRGTQLSGGQKQRIALARAMIKDPQILLLDEPTSALDAESESIVQQAIDKISNGRTTIVIAHRLATVRNANTIVVLDRGSVVEIGNHRQLMEKAGAYYDLVKLASEAVSKPTMKEMGADREAEYSMHGKSIDDSRSKNVEKTSRSRHLKSLDLENQAEEKKQEKPMPGEYQLSEIWKLQRPEIVMLLLGFLFGIHAGAILSVFPFLLGLALQIYFDPDSSKLKRDVGHISLALMGLGVGCILAMTGQQGLCGWAGTKLTMRVRNLLFRSILKQEPAWFDFDENSTGVLVSRLSIECISFRSVLGDRISVLLMGLSSAAVGIGVSFYLEWRLTLLAAALAPFTLGASYLNLIINVGPKLDNSAYGKASSIAAGAVSNIRTITTFSAQEQIVRSFDEALDEPKKKSVKRSQILGLTLGLFQGAMYGAYTLTLWFGAYLVKQGKTDFGEVYKIFLILVLSSFSVGQLAGLAPDTTMARTAIPAIFDIIYRRPLIGNDQQKLRKIDRSKPFDIELRMVSFAYPSRPEITVLRNFCLKVKGGTMVALVGGSGSGKSTVIWLIQRFYDPDQGKVIMGGMDLRDLNVKWLRRQIALVGQEPALFAGTMRENIAFGNPQASWAEIEEAAMEAYIHKFISSLPQGYETQVGQSGVQLSGGQKQRIAIARAILKRSRVLLLDEASSALDLESEKHVQEALKKVSKRATTVVVAHRLSTIREANMIAVVKDGAVVEYGSHDALLNSHLNGVYAGLVRAETEATAFA from the exons ATGGCAGATTCCTCCTTCGAAGTCGATCACTACTCCTCCTCTGGTCGCTCTCGTAACCATCATCACCGTAGACAACGTAGGCACAGAACAACTCCTGCCACCTCGCACTATGCTTCACCTTCATTTACACAGTTCAGCTCTACTGAAATATCCAATATTTCTACTCCGCGAAGGACTCCTCGTGATTTCTTACCGTCTCCGTTTGCCTCGGACAATGATATGTCATGGCAAGGTGACCTTTCATGGCAGTTTGAGCCCTCAGGGTGGCAAGATAATCGAAACTTCGGTGCATTGTTTACCCCGTGGGCACCTGGTACACCATCAAATCACAGTCGAGTTTTTAGAAGATCAGCTAATGATTATTACCTTTCTCGCACTTACTATGGTGGGTTTAGAAGATTTGCAAATCCATGTTATGATCATAATTCTAGCTACAGTTTAGTGACTTCTGGTAGGCTTGAGCTACAAAGCCATGTTGATGTTGCTAGAGACAATGATCAAAGTTTAGTAGTCCATGTCAAGAATTATAGTTCAAATGGTTATGGCAAATCCCATGATGGGGTTTCAAGATTTGATGCCAAAAGAAAAGATCCATTAGTTGGTTTTAGTCCTTTGGCTACATTGGATGAACTTAGTGTGATTGATTATCACACAGCTGAGGATGCCAAGAGTGAAGTGGCTGACGTATCTGAGACTGAATCTAATCTCCATGGAGGTAAAAACTCTCGTTGGCATTCAGTTTCTCATGCTCGTATGGATCTTCAGCATGATGGTACCAGTCAAGTTAATCATGGCATGTCGCATGGAGGGCATTATCATCATCATGATCATGGGATATTACATGGTGTAGTACATGAACATCACCATTCCGGGAAGCATCACATGAGGCAACAAAAGCATGATGATTACAGATTCACTAGCCATCATTATAGTGCTGAATCTGATAATGGACACCATGGCATTGATCGGATTTCGAAGTATagcgatgatgatgatgatgaagaagatgatgagGATGATGATTATGATGAAGAACCACCAAAGCAAGTTGGGCTATTTGGTCTGTTCAAGTATTCAACAAAATGGGATATTGTCCTTGTGATTCTGGGTTGTTTAGGAGCTCTCATAAATGGGGGTGCTCTTCCATGGTATTCTTATCTTTTTGGAAATTTTGTGAACAAGCTTTCCAAAGATGACAAATCCCAAATGATGAAGGATGTAGAGAAG ATTTGTGTGCAAATGACTTTACTAGCAGCAATAGTTGTGGTTGGAGCATATTTAG AGATCACTTGTTGGAGATTAGTGGGCGAACGATCAGCTCATCGAATTCGTACCATGTATTTAAGAGCAGTTCTAAGGCAAGATATCAGTTTCTATGACACTGAAGTAAGCACAAGTGATGTTATGCATGGAATTTCAAGTGATGTTGCACAAATCCAAGAAGTGATAGGGGAAAAG ATGGCACATTTCGTCCATCAGATATGCACTTTCATCTGTGGATATACTGTTGGGTTCTTAAGGTCATGGAAGGTATCACTGGTAGTTTTTTCAGTTACTCCATTGATGATGTTCTGTGGCATGGCTTATAAGGCCATTTATGTTGGTCTAGCTACAAAAGAAGAG GCTTCATATAGGAAAGCTGGTGGTGTTGCTGAGCAAGCCTTTAGTTCAATTAGAACTGTAATTTCTTTTGTTGCTGAGGATCATTTGGCTGAAAAATATGCTGATTTTTTGGTCAAGTCAGTGCCTATTGGGGCAAAGATTGGGTTTGCAAAGGGTATAGGAATGGGAGTAATCTACTTGGTTACATACTCGACGTGGGCGTTGGCCTTCTGGTATGGGGCTATCTTGGTTGCAAGAGGTGAGATCACTGGAGGTGCTGCCATTGCTTGTTTCTTTGGTGTCAATGTAGGAGGAAG GGGCTTGGCGTTGTCACTGACATATTTTGCACAATTTGCACAAGGCACTGTAGCAGCAGGCAGGGTGTATGAAATAATAGACAGAATTCCTGATATAGATCCTTACGGTTCCCAAGGAAGGACAATGGCAATTGTTCGTGGAAGGATTGAGTTTAAAGGTCTTACTTTTGCTTACCCATCTCGTCCTGATACTCTAATTCTCAACTCTCTCAATCTAGTCATTCCATCTTCAAAGACTGTTGCATTGGTTGGTGCTAGTGGTGGTGGCAAGTCCACCATTTTTGCTTTGATAGAGAGGTTCTATGACCCCATTAACG GAGTGATTACCTTAGATGGTCATGATTTGAAAACATTGCAAGTGAAGTGGCTGAGAGATCAAATAGGTATGGTCGGGCAGGAGCCTGTTCTTTTTGCCACTAGCATACTAGAAAATTTGATGATGGGGAAGGAAAACGCCACCAAAAAAGAAGCAATTAATGCTTGCATTTCTGCCAATGCCCACAGCTTTATCTCTTCCCTTCCATATGGCTATGACACTCAG GTTGGAGATAGGGGAACCCAACTTTCAGGTGGGCAAAAGCAGCGAATTGCACTGGCTCGAGCCATGATTAAGGACcctcaaatccttcttttagaTGAGCCCACAAGTGCCTTGGATGCAGAGTCTGAGTCTATAGTGCAGCAGGCCATTGATAAGATTTCTAATGGCAGAACAACCATTGTCATTGCTCATAGGCTGGCAACAGTAAGAAATGCTAACACCATCGTTGTTCTTGACCGTGGCTCTGTAGTAGAAATTGGTAACCATCGCCAGTTAATGGAAAAGGCCGGTGCTTACTATGACCTTGTTAAGCTTGCCTCTGAAGCAGTTTCAAAACCTACAATGAAAGAAATGGGTGCTGACAGGGAGGCAGAATATTCCATGCATGGAAAATCAATTGATGATTCAAGATCAAAGAATGTGGAGAAGACATCAAGATCAAGGCACTTGAAATCTTTGGATTTGGAGAACCAAGCAGAAGAGAAGAAGCAAGAGAAGCCAATGCCAGGAGAATATCAACTCTCAGAGATTTGGAAACTCCAAAGACCAGAAATTGTCATGCTTCTTTTAGGCTTCCTGTTTGGTATACATGCAGGTGCAATTCTGTCGGTCTTTCCTTTCCTTCTAGGACTTGCCCTCCAAATCTACTTTGATCCAGACTCTTCAAAATTGAAGAGAGATGTTGGACACATCTCTTTGGCTCTTATGGGTCTTGGAGTAGGATGTATTCTTGCCATGACAGGCCAGCAAGGTTTATGTGGATGGGCAGGAACCAAACTAACAATGAGAGTAAGAAACCTCTTATTTCGATCCATACTAAAACAAGAACCAGCTTGGTTTGATTTCGATGAAAACTCCACTGGTGTACTTGTTTCAAGGTTGTCAATTGAATGTATCAGCTTCAGATCAGTTCTTGGTGATAGAATCTCAGTCTTGTTAATGGGTTTAAGTTCAGCTGCTGTTGGTATTGGGGTATCATTCTACTTGGAATGGAGACTTACCCTTTTGGCTGCTGCTCTAGCTCCTTTCACTCTTGGTGCTAGCTACTTGAATTTGATCATAAATGTTGGCCCAAAGCTAGATAATAGCGCTTATGGCAAAGCTAGCAGCATTGCTGCTGGTGCTGTTTCAAATATAAGAACAATAACAACCTTTTCTGCTCAAGAACAAATAGTTAGGTCCTTCGACGAAGCCTTAGATGAGCCAAAGAAAAAATCTGTGAAAAGATCACAAATTCTAGGATTAACACTTGGTTTATTCCAAGGAGCAATGTATGGTGCGTATACCTTAACGCTTTGGTTTGGTGCCTACCTCGTAAAACAAGGCAAGACGGACTTTGGTGAGGTATATAAAATTTTCCTCATTCTTGTGTtgagttctttttcagttggACAATTAGCTGGCTTAGCACCAGATACTACCATGGCAAGGACAGCAATTCCTGCcatttttgatattatttatcGCAGGCCATTGATAGGTAATGATCAACAAAAACTCAGAAAGATTGACAGATCAAAACCATTTGATATTGAGCTTAGAATGGTATCATTTGCATACCCTTCTAGGCCTGAGATTACTGTGTTGCGGAATTTTTGTTTGAAGGTTAAAGGAGGTACTATGGTGGCATTGGTGGGTGGTAGTGGGTCAGGGAAGTCCACAGTCATATGGTTGATACAGAGGTTTTATGATCCTGATCAAGGGAAGGTGATAATGGGAGGAATGGATTTGAGGGATCTTAATGTCAAGTGGTTAAGGAGACAAATTGCTTTGGTGGGACAAGAGCCTGCTCTATTTGCTGGAACAATGAGAGAAAATATTGCATTTGGGAATCCCCAAGCTTCATGGGCTGAGATTGAAGAGGCTGCAATGGAAGCTTACATTCACAAATTTATCAGCAGCCTCCCTCAAGGATATGAAACCCAG GTGGGTCAGAGTGGGGTTCAACTATCAGGTGGCCAGAAACAGAGAATAGCAATAGCAAGAGCAATATTGAAGCGATCAAGGGTGCTACTACTAGATGAAGCAAGTAGTGCATTGGACTTGGAATCAGAGAAGCATGTCCAGGAGGCACTCAAGAAGGTCTCAAAGCGAGCCACGACAGTAGTGGTGGCTCATAGGCTGTCTACAATTAGAGAAGCTAATATGATTGCTGTAGTGAAAGATGGTGCAGTTGTTGAGTATGGAAGTCACGATGCTCTCTTGAATTCCCATCTCAATGGTGTGTACGCTGGCTTGGTTCGAGCAGAAACTGAAGCTACTGCATTTGCTTGA